One Nicotiana sylvestris chromosome 12, ASM39365v2, whole genome shotgun sequence genomic window carries:
- the LOC138883396 gene encoding uncharacterized protein: MRAEIAKLANQMNRMTMQQTQQMQHVQQMSLCCELCGDNHMSDMCPTNPESIYYVGQQSRGPMNQNAQYGNTYNPNWKNHPNFSWGGNQPNQNHYKPQGNFNQPQKPPQQVEENGNDLLKQLLLYNQQLRINFRNLERQMGQLASAQNTRPIGALPSDTEPNPKAQVNAVTLRNGRELKEVPEKKKYTSRPEGELLPKPVEENKNENPEIVTRPPPPFPQRLQKQKDDAMYKKFLDILSQVRVNLPLVEILQKVPKYAKYLRDIVANK, encoded by the coding sequence ATGAGAGCTGAGATAGCAAAATTGGCAAACCAAATGAATAGAATGACAATGCAACAGACTCAACAGATGCAACATGTACAACAGATGTCTCTTTGCTGCGAACTATGTGGTGACAACCATATGAGTGACATGTGCCCTACAAATCCAGAATCTATATACTATGTGGGACAACAGAGCAGGGGTCCAATGAATCAGAatgcacaatatgggaacacttataACCCAAATTGGAAGAATCATCCCAACTTCTCATGGGGTGGAAATCAGCCGAATCAGAATCATTATAAACCCCAAGGAAATTTCAATCAACCTCAGAAGCCACCTCAACAGGTAGAAGAGAATGGGAATGATTTGCTGAAGCAGTTGTTGCTTTACAATCAACAGCTCAGGATCAATTTCAGAAATTTGGAGCGCCAAATGGGACAACTTGCCAGTGCTCAAAACACTAGACCAATTGGAGCTCTCCCGAGTGATACTGAGCCTAATCCTAAGGCTCAAGTCAATGCGGTTACCTTGAGAAATGGAAGAGAATTAAAAGAAGTTCCAGAGAAAAAGAAGTATACATCTAGACCTGAAGGAGAATTACTTCCTAAGCCCGTTGAGGAGAATAAGAATGAAAACCCAGAAATTGTGACAAGGCCACCACCTCCGTTTCCACAAAGACTTCAAAAGCAAAAAGATGATGCTATGTACAAGAAATTCTTAGATATTTTGAGCCAAGTGCGTGTGAATTTGCCTTTGGTGGAAATTTTGCAAAAAGTGCCTAAGTATGCAAAGTATCTCAGAGATATTGTGGCAAATAAGTGA